A stretch of the Nicotiana tabacum cultivar K326 chromosome 6, ASM71507v2, whole genome shotgun sequence genome encodes the following:
- the LOC107817527 gene encoding uncharacterized protein LOC107817527: MTVDQDVEELLIVGDSDLIIRQAQGEWGTRDIKLIPYKQHVEDLSKQFKSVEFRYIPRFHNDLVDALATLASMLPYPSNVHIDPLEIQIRERHGYCKAVEIEPDVHPWYHYIKRFLKTKEYPKQVSGDQKRTIRRLASSFILSGEVLYKRTLDLNLLRCVDAQEARRIMNEVHT; the protein is encoded by the coding sequence ATGACAGTCGATCAggatgtggaagaattgttaatcgtgggagattctgacttgattatTCGACAAGCTCAAGGTGAATGGGGTACTCGAGATATCAAGCTTATCCCATACaagcaacatgtggaagatcttagcaagcaGTTCAAATccgtcgagttcaggtacattcctcggtTTCACAATGATTTAGTCGATGCACTAGCTACTTTGGCCTCAATGCTTCCATATCCAAGCAATGTCCACATTGACCCActggaaatccaaattcgagaaaGACATGGTTATTGCAAAGCAGTTGAGATAGAACCAGATGTTCATCCATGGTATCATTATATCAAAAGATTcttgaaaacaaaggaatatcccAAACAAGttagtggagaccaaaagagaaccattagaaggctcgCTAGTAGTTTCATTTTGAGCGGAGAAGTCTTGTATAAAAGGACTCTAGATCTGAACCTTTTAAGATGTGTGGATGCCCAAGAGGCAAGAAGGATCATGAATGAAGTGCACACATGA